The stretch of DNA GGGGGACAACGTCACCTTCACGGTGGAGCTGATCAAGCCCATTGCCATGGAGGAAGGTCTGCGCTTCGCCATCCGCGAGGGCGGTCGCACCGTGGGTGCGGGTGTGGTGGCGAAGATTCTCGAGTAACGTGCTACACTATAGGCTTGCTGGCCCGGCCAGGCTTTAAGTCTGGCTGGGCCGAAGGCTGAAAGAGGAATGACATGGCAAGCGAAGTTCGAATCAAGTTGCTCCTGGAGTGCACCGAGTGCAAGCGCCGCAACTATGCGACGGAGAAAAACCGCCGCAATACCACGGCCAAGCTCGAGCTTAAGAAGTTTTGCCCCTGGTGCAACAAGCACCTGCCCCACAAGGAAGTAAAGGTCTAAGGCGGATTGTATGGCCCAAGAAAACGCCGCCCCCAAGCGTCCCCTCGGTGCTCGGATTATCAACTACTTCCGCGAGGCCCGCGCCGAGCTTTCCCGTGTCACCTGGTCAACCCGGCAGGAGATCATCGAATCTACGCAGGTCATCCTGGTCTTTGCGGTGGTGGCCATGGTGGTTCTGGGGCTGATTGACACCATTTTCCGCTTCATCACGGTGCGCCTGCCCTGAGGTTTTGGTGTGAGCTATGAGCATTGAATGGTACGCCGTCCACACCTATGTTGGCTACGAGGATAAGGTCAAACAAAACCTCGAGCAACGGGTGAAGGCCCTCGGTATGCAGGATAAGATCTTCCAGGTCTTGATCCCCACCGAGGAGGTCGTGGAACACCGCGAGGGGGGCAAAAAGGAGGTGATGCGCCGCAAGCTCTACCCCGGCTACATCTATGTGTTGGTGGATCTGGGCGACACCCCTGGCGAGGTCAACGAAGCCTGGGAAGTGGTGCGCAATACCCCTGGTGTAACCGGCTTCGTAGGCACGGCGACCCACCCCGTGCCCCTGACCCCCGACGAGGTTCAGCACCTCCTGGAAATTGCTGGCCTGGCTGGCAAGAAAGAAGCCCCCAAACCCCAGGTCACCTTCAAGGAAGGCGACGTGGTGCGGGTGGCCTCCGGCCCCTTCGCCGACTTTACCGGCGTGGTGGGCGAGGTCAACCTCGAGCGCCAAAAGGTCAAGGTGCTGGTATCCATCTTCGGGCGTGAAACCCCGGTGGAACTGGAGTTTTCGCAGGTAGTTCGCGCATAGCGCGAGCGCCAATAGCCAATGGCTGATTGCTGATAGCGAAACCCCGTAGCCTCTGGCTATTTGCTATCAGCTATGAGCAAGCGCAAGAGCGCCAAGGCGATAACACCACGAAGTTCGTGGGAGCCGATTAGCGAAAAAGGAGGAAATATCAATGAAAAAAGTTGCTGCTATGGTCAAACTGCAGCTTCCGGCGGGCAAGGCGACGCCAGCGCCCCCGGTAGGCCCGGCCCTGGGTCAACACGGGGCCAACATCATGGAGTTCGTGAAACAGTTCAACGCGGCCAGCGCCAACATGGGCGACGCTATTGTGCCTGTTGAAATCACCATCTACTCCGACCGCTCCTTCACCTTCATCACCAAAACCCCTCCGGCCTCTTACCTGATTCGCAAGGCCGCCGGCATCGAAAAGGGTTCCGGAAAGACCGGGCGTGAAAAGGTGGGCAAACTTACCTGGGAGCAGTGCCTTCAGATCGCCAAGCAGAAGATGGCCGATATGAACGCCAACGATGTGGAAGCTGCGGCCCGCCAGATTGCAGGTTCGGCCCGCGCCATGGGTGTGGAAGTAACGGGGGTGCCCCATGCCTAAGCACGGAAAGCGGTATCGCGCCCTGTTGGAAAAGGTAGACCTGAACAAGGTGTACTCGGTAGAGGAGGCCGCCGCCCTGATTCCCCAGATCAGGAGCGCCAAGTTCGACGAGACCGTCGAGGTGCACGTCAAGCTGGGCATTGACGCCAAGAAGTCTGACCAGAACGTGCGCTCTACGGTGGCCCTGCCCCACGGGACGGGCCGCAGTGTGCGGGTGCTGGCCATTGCCAAGGGTGACAAGATTGCCGAAGCCCGCGACGCGGGGGCCGACATCGCAGCGGGCGAAGAAATCATCCAGGAAATCCTGGACGGACGTTCTGACTTCGATGCGGTGGTGGCTACCCCCGACGTGATGGGAGCCGTGGGCTCTAAGCTGGGCCGGATCCTGGGTCCCAAGGGCATGCTGCCCAACCCCAAAGCGGGCACGGTGGGCTTCAACATCGGCGAGATGGTGCGGGAGATTAAGGCAGGTCGGATCGAGTTCCGCAACGACAAAACCGGCGTAGTACACGGCCCGGTGGGCAAAGCCAGCTTCGCCCCGGAAAAAATCGCCGAGAACGTGCGAGCCTTTATCAAGGCAGTGGAAAGCGCCAAACCCGATGGCGCCAAGGGCACCTACCTGCGCTCGGTCTATCTCTCCACCACCATGGGGCCCAGCATCAAGATAAGCCCCTCTGCGTCTCAGCAGTCTTAAGCACCATTAGGTACAAAGGCTCCCTGCAAGGGGAGCTTTTTTCCTGTAGGGCTTTCAGCCTCACTCTTGCGATTTACAGTTAAGAGCAGATTGCTATCATGTTACAAGCGAGCCTATTTGAAACCATGAAGCATACAAGTCGAACCAACCCCCGCCAAGCACATTCCGGTAGAGCCTGATGACCCCCATCCGTGCTCTCACTTTGAGCCTCGTGGTAGCGGGGGTGGTGTTTGGCCTGAAGTGGCTGGCCTATGCACTCACCGGTTCGGTAGCACTTTATTCCGATGCGCTCGAGTCTATAGTCAACATTGTGGCAGCAGGAGCCGCCCTGATTGCGGTGCTGGTTTCGCGTCGGCCCGCCGACAGCAATCATCCCTACGGCCATACCAAGGCCGAATACTTTTCGGCAGTGCTGGAAGGGGTCTTGATTGTGCTGGCAGCCCTGGCGATTGTGCGCGAAGCCTGGCCCAAACTGACCGCGCCGGAACCCGTTGCCGAGCTGGGCACGGGGATGCTGGTTTCGCTGGGGGCTTCAGGGCTCAATGCCCTCTTGGGCT from Meiothermus sp. CFH 77666 encodes:
- the rpmG gene encoding 50S ribosomal protein L33, which translates into the protein MASEVRIKLLLECTECKRRNYATEKNRRNTTAKLELKKFCPWCNKHLPHKEVKV
- the secE gene encoding preprotein translocase subunit SecE, whose translation is MAQENAAPKRPLGARIINYFREARAELSRVTWSTRQEIIESTQVILVFAVVAMVVLGLIDTIFRFITVRLP
- the nusG gene encoding transcription termination/antitermination protein NusG — translated: MSIEWYAVHTYVGYEDKVKQNLEQRVKALGMQDKIFQVLIPTEEVVEHREGGKKEVMRRKLYPGYIYVLVDLGDTPGEVNEAWEVVRNTPGVTGFVGTATHPVPLTPDEVQHLLEIAGLAGKKEAPKPQVTFKEGDVVRVASGPFADFTGVVGEVNLERQKVKVLVSIFGRETPVELEFSQVVRA
- the rplK gene encoding 50S ribosomal protein L11, whose translation is MKKVAAMVKLQLPAGKATPAPPVGPALGQHGANIMEFVKQFNAASANMGDAIVPVEITIYSDRSFTFITKTPPASYLIRKAAGIEKGSGKTGREKVGKLTWEQCLQIAKQKMADMNANDVEAAARQIAGSARAMGVEVTGVPHA
- the rplA gene encoding 50S ribosomal protein L1 — its product is MPKHGKRYRALLEKVDLNKVYSVEEAAALIPQIRSAKFDETVEVHVKLGIDAKKSDQNVRSTVALPHGTGRSVRVLAIAKGDKIAEARDAGADIAAGEEIIQEILDGRSDFDAVVATPDVMGAVGSKLGRILGPKGMLPNPKAGTVGFNIGEMVREIKAGRIEFRNDKTGVVHGPVGKASFAPEKIAENVRAFIKAVESAKPDGAKGTYLRSVYLSTTMGPSIKISPSASQQS